Part of the Anopheles gambiae chromosome 3, idAnoGambNW_F1_1, whole genome shotgun sequence genome is shown below.
CGATGGGTTCGGGGTGGCCGGTGGGCGTGTGAAAGCGAAAAAGGTGCCGGTAAGCAGTAAGGCGCCGAGCGGCTATCGGGTGATCGATTTCGGGCTGCTGATCAAGAAGTCGAAGGACGAGGTGGACGAAAAGTTGCGCCGGGAGGCGTGCAACGTCACGATTGACCGGCGGAACGAGGCGCAAACGGTGAAGGTACCGTTTCAGGTGGACTGTCTCAGTATGGTGCACCGGACGAAGAAGCTGGACAAATGTTTCGACAACATGGTGGAAAGTGTGGACTGTTCGCTCGGGTTGATCGAGGCCGCACTGCTCGAGCAGCTGCGGCACCAGAAACGGTTGTACGTGTCCAAGTGCTACCATATGCTGCCGCGGGAGCTGGGCCACTTTGTGACGTGCGTGTATCCGCTCGGGGAGGAGGTGAGCGAAACGGACTCGTTCCTGGAGCGGCAGCGCGCTAGCATGCACAAGCAGTTTGTGCTACCGCTGAACCGGCCCTACTTCCGGAAGGGCAATGCGCACCGGTTTGGATCGAGCAAGGTGCTGATCAATCCGCACGAAACTCTCGCCGTGCCACGTAAGTCGGGAATGGCCAATAATTGGTTTTCcaactgaaaaatcaaattccAATAacgctttgtttcttttcttggACTATTCAGATCCAGAGGGCAGAACCGCGGTTGTGGACGGTGTGTACACCTACCATCACTACATGCAGGACAACTTCGACGACAACGGCTGGGGCTGCGCGTACCGGTCGCTGCAAACGCTCGTCTCCTGGTTCAACCTGCAGGGGTACAGTTCCGGTTCGATTCCGACCCACAACGACATACAGTCCTGCCTGGTGCGGCTCGGCGATAAGCAGCGGCCCTTTATCGGGTCCCGCCAATGGATCGGTTCGACCGAGGTGTCCATGTGTTTGAGCGGACTGCTCGGGATCGATTCGCGCATCATGTTCGTGATGCACGGCAGTGAGCTAGCGTCGCGTGGCatggagctgctgcagcattTCCAGCAGGAAGGCACCCCGATCATGATTGGGGGCGGCGTGCTGGCCCACACCATACTGGGCGTCTCGATGAACGCGGAGCTGGGCGAGACCAAGTTTCTGATACTGGACCCACACTACACCGGCCCCGACGAGCTTGGTCCGGTACTGGGGAAAGGGTGGTGCGCATGGAAGGGAGGCGACTTTTGGGACAAAGTCGCCCATTACAACCTATGCATGCCGATACGTCCGAAGCGATTGTAAGGGAGGGGGGTGACAGGGTCGGAGATATGCTTTTTTCGTGTGTTTATGATGGCGCGCCGggaaaccgtttttttttggtttgtttcacACATGTTTCTCGTCTTTATCGTCTGTATAATTGTTGTTGCTTAAAACATGTTCTCCCTctatttaaattaacttttttgtattcaaattCGGGATAGGGCTCTCGTGCTGTGTACGATTTACGCGAGAGAGAGTGTTTGGCCAGTTTTTAAAAACGTTGGCCGATCGACTGCAAACTATATTATAATAAAGCActttaaatgtaaaatgtttACAACTTTAAAATACTATCTTGTCAATTCTATCCTAAGGTATCTTTTTGTCGTGTTCGTTTATTAGGTACCTCCACATTTGGGGCCACTCGGGTGCTCTATTACAGTGATCTTCAACCTGTGGTTCGCGGGTTCTACAAAATATTGCAGAGCATTGAAATCGCTTCACATTCGGAAAGGTCACAGCATGACTGTGAAGATCGTTTCGTTGCGGTAGTCTATGCATTTTTGACAcaaattcttccaaaagttcaaatttagtttatttttttcgattAATTTATCTATAAATTTATTCCCTGTTGTTTAAATTTAGTGCTGTAAATACTGGGGAGAAAGAAATCTAACAGTTCCTGAGTCGAGATACACAGTCCCAGACATTCCAACGTTTTGGCATAGGTTTCAAGACCCAGCACAGAGTGAGTGTCAATTCCCAGCTCGAGATATCATAGAATTC
Proteins encoded:
- the LOC1280694 gene encoding ufm1-specific protease 2, with protein sequence MIVKLRISEHVKKRICDPTFASSPGTGELYGTICDGVPTVIGFARVLKQPAEAATVDPDAAEKCAPADTPAPIQHSLPSGLDLIGWVKTGPYADPTDFLLKAGPDAFVTDNPVYLHYTGEPGADLQTFIFEQRKLQSVECVLFADEFLHREYYLLRLQCTLTLVCEQTEKSVCENAFRLRRQLGSGSVAFTVPAAAGVMLSDYAVTGIDKEESVEMLHAMVTAPKPEQDDGFGVAGGRVKAKKVPVSSKAPSGYRVIDFGLLIKKSKDEVDEKLRREACNVTIDRRNEAQTVKVPFQVDCLSMVHRTKKLDKCFDNMVESVDCSLGLIEAALLEQLRHQKRLYVSKCYHMLPRELGHFVTCVYPLGEEVSETDSFLERQRASMHKQFVLPLNRPYFRKGNAHRFGSSKVLINPHETLAVPHPEGRTAVVDGVYTYHHYMQDNFDDNGWGCAYRSLQTLVSWFNLQGYSSGSIPTHNDIQSCLVRLGDKQRPFIGSRQWIGSTEVSMCLSGLLGIDSRIMFVMHGSELASRGMELLQHFQQEGTPIMIGGGVLAHTILGVSMNAELGETKFLILDPHYTGPDELGPVLGKGWCAWKGGDFWDKVAHYNLCMPIRPKRL